The following coding sequences are from one Triticum dicoccoides isolate Atlit2015 ecotype Zavitan chromosome 4A, WEW_v2.0, whole genome shotgun sequence window:
- the LOC119289668 gene encoding 3-ketoacyl-CoA synthase 12-like produces MEPLLMLSVVLLLAHAVTSLVRAAIARRRLSRCYLLDYVCHRPCDDRKVSTDTAGRVVTRNKRLGVREHRFLLRVIVRSSIGEESYCPRSILEGREESPTHEDALDEMDAFFDEAIAELFARSGVAPRDVDVLVVNVSLLAPAPSLASRIVRRFGMREDVAEYNLSGMGCGASLISLDLARRALRTRPASLALVVSSESIAPSWYAGTDKSMMMGNCLFRSGGSAVLLTNNPSLRGRAKMSLRHLVRANIAADDEAHACALQREDGDGHVGISLSKDLPKAAVRAMTLNLRRLVPRILPVSELLRFAAHYLSSKLLSHSSMQVTADGRLPKINFKTGVEHYCLHPGGAAVVEAVRESLGLDAHDVEPALMTLRRWGNTSASSLWYVLSYMEAKGRLKKGDRALMLTFGSGFKCNSCLWEVTGDMADKGAWADCIDDYPPPPESTTTNPYMDKYSWVNQVDTTVL; encoded by the coding sequence ATGGAGCCGCTTCTTATGCTCAGCGTAGTGCTTCTCCTTGCGCATGCGGTGACTTCCCTGGTGCGCGCGGCTATCGCCCGTCGGCGGCTCTCGCGATGCTACCTACTGGACTACGTGTGCCATAGGCCGTGCGACGACCGCAAGGTGAGCACGGATACCGCTGGCCGGGTGGTCACGCGTAACAAGCGCCTCGGCGTCCGAGAGCACCGGTTCCTCCTCCGCGTCATCGTGCGCTCCAGCATCGGCGAGGAGAGCTACTGCCCGCGCAGCATCCTGGAGGGCCGCGAGGAGTCGCCCACCCACGAGGACGCGCTGGACGAGATGGACGCCTTCTTCGACGAAGCCATCGCCGAGCTCTTCGCCAGGAGCGGCGTCGCGCCCCGCGACGTCGACGTGCTGGTCGTCAACGTCTCCTTGCTGGCCCCCGCGCCGTCGCTCGCCTCCAGGATCGTGCGCCGCTTCGGCATGCGCGAGGACGTCGCCGAGTACAACCTCTCCGGCATGGGGTGCGGCGCCAGCCTGATCTCGCTGGACCTGGCGCGCAGAGCGCTGCGCACGCGGCCGGCGTCGCTAGCTCTCGTGGTCTCGTCCGAGTCCATCGCTCCCAGCTGGTACGCCGGCACGGACAAGTCCATGATGATGGGCAACTGCCTCTTCCGCAGCGGAGGCTCCGCCGTGCTGCTCACCAACAACCCGTCGCTGCGCGGGCGCGCCAAGATGTCTCTCCGCCATCTCGTGCGCGCAAACATCGCCGCCGACGACGAGGCGCACGCGTGCGCGCTGCAGCGGGAGGACGGCGACGGACACGTGGGGATCAGCCTCAGCAAGGATTTGCCCAAGGCCGCTGTCCGGGCCATGACCCTGAATCTACGGCGCCTCGTCCCACGCATCCTCCCCGTGTCCGAGTTGCTGCGGTTCGCCGCCCACTACCTATCCAGCAAGCTTCTATCCCACTCTTCCATGCAGGTGACCGCAGACGGACGACTTCCCAAGATCAACTTTAAGACCGGCGTGGAACACTACTGCCTCCACCCCGGCGGCGCCGCCGTGGTCGAGGCTGTACGGGAGAGCCTCGGTCTCGACGCCCACGACGTGGAGCCTGCGCTGATGACACTGCGCCGGTGGGGGAACACATCCGCAAGCAGCCTCTGGTACGTGCTGTCGTACATGGAGGCCAAGGGGAGGCTGAAGAAAGGGGACCGGGCGCTCATGCTCACCTTTGGCTCCGGATTTAAGTGCAACAGTTGCCTGTGGGAGGTGACCGGCGACATGGCTGACAAGGGCGCGTGGGCAGACTGCATCGACGACTACCCACCGCCACCGGAGAGCACCACTACCAACCCGTACATGGACAAGTACAGCTGGGTTAACCAAGTCGACACAACGGTGTTATAG